The segment ATGCCTGAGATCAACTACGGGCAAATGGTGCTCGAACTCGAGCGCTGTGCCGCCGGCAAGGCAAAAACGACGCTGGTGCCCCACATGGGTGGAGGCGTGCACGACCCGGCCGATATCTGCAAAGCCATCGAGGAGGCCGCCAAATGACCACACCAACAGATGCGACCCTCGCCCAAGAGCATCCGATTGCGCCGTTTCTGCGGATGGATAGGATGCCCCACATCTGGTGTCCCACCTGCGGTATCGGCACCGTCGTCAAGTGTTTTGCGACTGCTCTCGACGAGGCGAAGGTGGATCTCGACAAGGTGGCGATCACCTCGGGCATCGGCTGCACCGGACGCGTGGCAGGCTATATGAACCTCGATGCCTTCCACACCACGCACGGCCGCGCCATCCCTTTCGCCACTGGTCTCAAGCTCGGTCGCCCCGAGCTCGAGGTCGTGGTTTTCTCAGGAGACGGCGATCTCACCGGAATCGGTGGCAATCACTTCATTCACGCAGCGCGACGCAACATGGACATGCTGGTCATCCTGGTCAACAACTTCATATACGGCATGACCGGCGGGCAGAACGCGCCGACCACACCCCAGACGGCACGATCGTCGACGATGCCATACGGGAACTTCGAGAGGCCCTTCAATCTGCCCCACCTGGCGGCGAGCTGCGGCGCCTCCTTTGTTGCACGATGGACCTGCCTGCACATTCGGAGGCTCACGAAGGCTATCCGTACGGC is part of the Acidobacteriota bacterium genome and harbors:
- a CDS encoding thiamine pyrophosphate-dependent enzyme, which encodes MTTPTDATLAQEHPIAPFLRMDRMPHIWCPTCGIGTVVKCFATALDEAKVDLDKVAITSGIGCTGRVAGYMNLDAFHTTHGRAIPFATGLKLGRPELEVVVFSGDGDLTGIGGNHFIHAARRNMDMLVILVNNFIYGMTGGQNAPTTPQTARSSTMPYGNFERPFNLPHLAASCGASFVARWTCLHIRRLTKAIRTALSRRGFRFIEVVAPCPTLYSRLNRLGSGLDLIKFYHDNSEIKHGADTREVDIAYQDHFICGNFVDEERPTFIDMMHAHYKERLGDRYVPMPDEGGWIHE